The proteins below come from a single Tenuifilum thalassicum genomic window:
- a CDS encoding rhomboid family intramembrane serine protease — protein MTYLIILITVLVSVAAFNNGHLFDQLLLNPYRVLKKNQWYRLLSHAFVHANFLHLLVNMIVLFSFGRYVESIFYQLKAAGTISFVQPHFLILYLGAAIVATSTTIVKHRDEPYYKSVGASGAVSAIVFFSIFFNPLEKLYLMAVIPIPGIVFAIAYLLYTTYMARKGAGNINHDAHLIGALFGFVYPILINPKLFLFFLKQLGIG, from the coding sequence ATGACTTACCTTATCATTCTTATAACTGTTTTAGTCTCAGTTGCAGCATTTAACAATGGCCATCTTTTTGATCAGCTGCTTCTTAATCCTTATCGTGTATTAAAAAAGAATCAGTGGTATAGGTTGCTTTCGCATGCATTTGTTCATGCAAACTTTTTGCATCTGCTGGTGAACATGATAGTACTTTTTTCGTTTGGTAGGTACGTTGAGTCTATTTTTTATCAGCTAAAAGCCGCTGGTACTATATCGTTTGTTCAGCCACACTTTTTAATACTATACTTGGGTGCTGCAATAGTAGCTACTTCAACAACTATTGTAAAACATCGCGATGAACCATATTATAAAAGTGTTGGCGCATCGGGAGCTGTTTCTGCTATCGTATTCTTTAGCATTTTTTTTAACCCATTAGAGAAACTCTACCTCATGGCTGTAATTCCAATCCCTGGTATTGTTTTTGCCATTGCTTATTTACTTTATACAACATACATGGCACGGAAGGGAGCAGGTAATATTAACCACGATGCACATCTTATTGGCGCACTATTTGGTTTTGTTTATCCTATTCTGATTAATCCAAAGTTGTTCCTATTCTTTTTAAAACAGCTTGGCATTGGCTAA
- a CDS encoding NUDIX hydrolase — protein MAKRLNESAAQIAVHENWLATNKVALVSILARMNGKWLWVRNRQRDSWELPGGHIELGETPEKAAERELFEETGAMEFSMRPLFDYTVRLDGATSTGRMFFAKVGSIGQLPESEIGEVAEFNLMPKKLTYDRVQPYLFELAIQFIKEHGIKLVE, from the coding sequence TTGGCTAAAAGATTAAATGAAAGTGCTGCACAAATAGCTGTGCATGAGAACTGGTTAGCAACCAACAAAGTTGCTTTAGTATCTATTTTGGCAAGAATGAATGGGAAATGGTTATGGGTAAGAAATAGGCAACGGGATTCGTGGGAACTTCCTGGTGGACACATTGAGTTGGGCGAAACTCCAGAAAAAGCAGCTGAAAGAGAACTGTTTGAGGAAACTGGAGCTATGGAATTTTCAATGCGCCCTCTTTTCGATTATACCGTTAGGTTAGATGGTGCAACTAGTACGGGAAGAATGTTTTTTGCAAAAGTAGGTTCAATTGGTCAGCTCCCAGAAAGCGAAATTGGCGAGGTGGCTGAATTCAATTTGATGCCCAAAAAGTTAACCTATGATAGGGTTCAGCCCTATCTGTTTGAACTGGCAATTCAATTTATAAAAGAACATGGAATAAAACTGGTAGAATAA
- a CDS encoding aminotransferase class IV, translating into MQNRYIWLNGEYHKADAHVLKASNRAFHYGDGLFETIHCYGTEPLHIDLHYDRLAKGLRILEIELSQLYTPKKFKEIITKLLNKNRLFGSTRVRITVFRDGEGFYTPKGNSASILIESQPLQSKLYEYNQQGLVIDIYNEIKKPINILSPVKSCNSLLYVKAGLYRLKKGLDECVVLNEKGRIAESISSNIFIVKKGEIFTPGVGEGCIPGVMRKVVINLAKKIGYNVYDDVAINTKVFNNCDEVFLTNAITGIRWVLGVGINRYFNTLSKNLSAELNKQILNQLV; encoded by the coding sequence ATGCAAAATAGATATATCTGGTTAAACGGAGAGTATCATAAAGCCGATGCCCACGTTTTAAAAGCATCAAATAGGGCGTTTCATTATGGCGATGGTCTTTTTGAAACCATTCACTGCTATGGCACAGAGCCCCTTCATATCGATTTACACTATGATAGATTAGCCAAGGGATTAAGAATTCTTGAGATTGAATTATCCCAACTATATACTCCAAAAAAGTTCAAAGAAATCATAACAAAGCTACTTAATAAAAATAGACTGTTTGGAAGCACTAGGGTTCGGATTACTGTTTTTCGAGATGGGGAAGGATTTTACACCCCAAAAGGTAATAGTGCATCAATCTTAATTGAATCACAGCCGCTACAAAGCAAGCTCTATGAATATAACCAACAAGGTTTGGTAATTGATATTTACAATGAAATTAAAAAGCCTATTAATATTCTCTCTCCCGTAAAGAGCTGCAACTCTTTGCTATACGTAAAGGCGGGGTTGTATAGGCTTAAGAAGGGGTTAGATGAGTGTGTTGTATTAAATGAGAAAGGGAGAATTGCCGAAAGCATCTCGTCAAATATTTTCATAGTTAAAAAGGGCGAGATATTCACACCAGGAGTGGGCGAGGGGTGCATACCTGGTGTAATGCGTAAGGTTGTTATCAATCTTGCAAAGAAAATTGGGTATAACGTTTATGATGATGTTGCAATTAACACAAAGGTATTCAATAATTGCGATGAAGTCTTCTTAACTAATGCTATTACTGGAATAAGATGGGTGTTAGGAGTAGGAATTAACAGGTATTTCAATACTCTTAGCAAGAATCTTAGTGCTGAGCTAAATAAGCAAATTCTAAACCAGCTAGTTTAG
- a CDS encoding YqgE/AlgH family protein, with amino-acid sequence MAKGNELNIDLFDIKYSKIPPKGGRVLIAQPSLNDPFFKRTVIFLVEHDENGSMGFILNRKLNINLSEIIIDFPDIDIEVSVGGPVSPDMVNFIHTFGDEIPNSFPLGNGIFMNGDINTLKDLAIAGKVNNKNLKLFIGYSGWGPKQLEKEINEDSWLVAKFPARGIMKGVYDNWYFAVQQLGEKFKVWSIYPENPTLN; translated from the coding sequence ATGGCTAAAGGTAATGAGTTGAATATAGACTTATTCGATATCAAATACTCCAAAATTCCTCCTAAAGGAGGAAGGGTTCTAATAGCCCAGCCTTCGTTAAACGATCCCTTCTTTAAAAGAACCGTAATTTTCCTTGTTGAGCACGATGAAAATGGAAGCATGGGCTTCATACTTAACCGAAAACTTAACATTAACCTAAGCGAGATTATAATTGATTTTCCTGATATTGACATTGAGGTTTCGGTTGGTGGTCCTGTTAGCCCTGATATGGTTAATTTTATTCACACTTTTGGCGATGAAATCCCTAATAGCTTCCCGTTGGGTAATGGAATATTTATGAATGGCGATATTAATACGCTTAAAGATCTTGCTATTGCAGGAAAGGTAAATAATAAAAACCTTAAACTATTCATTGGCTACTCTGGTTGGGGGCCCAAGCAGCTCGAAAAAGAAATAAACGAGGACTCATGGTTGGTGGCAAAGTTCCCTGCAAGGGGTATCATGAAAGGAGTATATGATAACTGGTATTTTGCAGTTCAACAACTAGGTGAAAAGTTCAAAGTTTGGAGCATTTACCCCGAAAATCCAACGCTAAACTAG
- the nhaC gene encoding Na+/H+ antiporter NhaC codes for MRRQPKIVHGIIPIAFLILFLTLNVIYFGDDTLSGANQIALLLASTIGAAIAISLGHKWAYIREIIVKTIGSSMPSILILMLIGALAGTWMISGVVPTLIYYGLKILNPKIFLFATVIISALVSLATGSSWSTVATIGVALLGIGNALGYNHAIIAGAIISGAYFGDKMSPLSDTTNLAPAMAGTDLFTHVKYMAVTTVPSISITLIIFLIIGFGYHPEGAVEVDSTLNSLKSTFNITPWLLLVPIFLIAVIIKKTPPLPSIMLGTLMGGIFALIFQPHIVEQVSGVSNSYAEAGYIAVMKSMFGKVSVDSGNAQLNELLTTRGMIGMLNTIWLIITAMIFGGVMESAGLLVKITESIIKFAKSTGSLVGSVVASCLFFNVTASDQYISIVVPGRMFARTFRKRGYKPELLSRTLEDSGTVTSVLIPWNTCGATQAAVLGVPTFSYAPYAFFNIISPFMSVFIASIGYKIRRFSDEEMEAIRQEEVEEQNLELKFEQD; via the coding sequence ATGAGAAGACAACCTAAAATAGTCCATGGAATAATACCTATTGCTTTTTTAATTCTTTTTCTGACACTTAATGTCATCTATTTTGGCGATGATACCCTTTCAGGTGCAAACCAAATCGCTTTGTTGCTGGCGTCAACTATTGGTGCGGCAATTGCAATAAGTTTAGGGCATAAGTGGGCCTACATAAGGGAAATCATTGTAAAAACTATAGGTTCTTCAATGCCGTCAATTCTAATATTGATGCTCATTGGCGCGCTTGCTGGAACGTGGATGATTAGCGGAGTGGTTCCTACATTAATATATTATGGGTTAAAAATTTTAAATCCCAAAATATTTCTCTTTGCAACTGTAATAATTTCGGCTTTAGTATCCTTAGCAACTGGAAGTTCATGGTCTACAGTTGCAACCATTGGAGTTGCATTGCTAGGAATTGGGAATGCATTAGGTTATAATCATGCAATTATTGCAGGTGCAATTATTTCTGGGGCCTACTTTGGTGACAAAATGTCGCCTTTGAGCGATACGACTAATCTTGCCCCAGCAATGGCTGGAACCGATCTATTCACCCATGTCAAGTATATGGCTGTTACAACGGTACCGTCTATCAGTATTACTCTTATCATTTTTCTTATTATTGGGTTTGGGTATCATCCGGAAGGAGCTGTTGAAGTTGATTCCACTCTTAATTCTTTAAAATCAACTTTTAACATAACGCCTTGGCTGCTTCTAGTACCCATCTTTTTAATAGCTGTAATAATTAAAAAAACGCCTCCATTACCATCAATAATGCTAGGAACACTGATGGGGGGAATCTTTGCGCTAATTTTTCAACCACATATAGTAGAACAGGTTTCGGGTGTTTCCAATAGCTATGCCGAGGCAGGATATATTGCTGTAATGAAAAGTATGTTTGGGAAAGTTTCCGTTGATTCAGGTAATGCTCAGCTGAACGAACTTCTTACCACAAGGGGTATGATAGGTATGTTGAATACAATTTGGCTTATAATCACAGCCATGATTTTTGGAGGTGTTATGGAATCGGCGGGTTTGCTTGTTAAAATAACTGAGAGCATTATAAAATTTGCAAAGTCCACTGGATCGTTAGTAGGTTCTGTTGTTGCTTCTTGCCTGTTTTTTAATGTAACGGCTTCCGATCAGTATATTTCAATAGTAGTTCCAGGTAGAATGTTTGCCCGAACCTTCCGAAAACGTGGATATAAGCCCGAATTGCTTAGTAGAACGCTTGAGGATTCTGGTACGGTAACTTCTGTGTTAATTCCATGGAATACTTGTGGGGCCACTCAGGCTGCAGTACTTGGCGTTCCAACTTTTAGCTATGCGCCTTATGCTTTTTTTAATATTATAAGCCCATTCATGAGCGTTTTTATTGCCTCAATTGGATATAAGATTAGGCGTTTCTCCGATGAGGAAATGGAAGCAATTAGACAAGAAGAGGTTGAAGAGCAGAACCTTGAACTCAAGTTCGAGCAGGATTAA
- a CDS encoding alpha-ketoacid dehydrogenase subunit alpha/beta: MSTSKKLNLSKDEILNDYYIAHLSRNISLLGRKEVLTGKAKFGIFGDGKELAQIALAKTFKNGDWRSGYYRDQTFMMAAGIFSAEEFFAQLYGQTDVNLNPGNAGRTFNNHFATRSLNPDGTWKDLTKQKNSTPDISPTAGQMPRLLGLAWASKLFKQNKELWELKQFTNQGNEVAFGTIGDASTSEGHFWETLNAAAVLQVPMVLAVWDDGYGISVPKDYQTAKGSISELVKGFEKGEKDVNGIHIYKVKGWDYPALIETFTKGVEKSRTEHVPVLFHVTEITQPQGHSTSGSHERYKSPERLQWEKDFDCNLRFRNWILENGYANTSELDQIEAKAQSDAKDARKKAWEAYSDPIKRERDELIKIIDNRSCMCKREHVDKVGLITEKLKAIPNPIRKDNISAAKQILRHVCSDCSIREKLQADLTAWIERNMQEGYDKYSSHLYCETERAAWKVKGVAPIFKEDSPMVAGREILRDNWDAQFKKNKKIVVFGEDVGGIGGVNQTYEGLQKKYGEIRITDTGIRETTILGQGLGAALRGLRPIAEIQYFDYLLYTLQTMSDDLATIRWRTKSGQMAPLIITTRGHRLEGVWHAGSPLSMVINSIRGVYVCVPRNMTQAAGFYNTLLEADDPALVIEPLNGYRLKEKRPENIGEYKIPLGVPEILREGSDVTLLTYGSNVRIAQEAVEQLWEFGISVELIDVQTLLPFDLPNIILDSIKKTNRVVFFDEDVPGGATAYMMQKVLEERNGYMFLDSPPKTITAKEHRPAYTSDGDYFSNPNAEDVFDGIYELMHEVNPKRYPKLF, from the coding sequence ATGAGCACTAGTAAAAAATTAAATCTATCAAAAGACGAAATATTAAACGATTATTACATTGCACATTTAAGTAGGAATATCAGCCTACTAGGACGTAAAGAGGTACTAACAGGCAAAGCCAAGTTTGGGATTTTTGGCGACGGAAAGGAGCTTGCACAAATCGCATTAGCCAAAACATTTAAAAATGGCGATTGGCGATCGGGCTACTATCGTGACCAAACCTTTATGATGGCCGCAGGAATCTTTTCGGCCGAAGAATTTTTTGCTCAGCTTTACGGACAAACCGATGTTAACCTTAATCCAGGCAACGCAGGTAGAACCTTTAACAACCACTTTGCAACCCGTAGCTTAAATCCTGATGGAACTTGGAAAGATCTTACAAAACAAAAAAATAGCACGCCAGACATATCGCCAACAGCCGGACAGATGCCTAGGCTATTAGGGCTAGCATGGGCCTCGAAGCTTTTTAAGCAGAACAAGGAGCTATGGGAGCTTAAGCAGTTTACCAATCAGGGCAACGAAGTTGCCTTTGGTACAATTGGCGATGCTAGCACATCGGAGGGGCACTTCTGGGAAACCTTAAATGCAGCGGCAGTTCTTCAAGTTCCTATGGTTTTAGCCGTTTGGGACGATGGTTATGGAATTTCTGTTCCAAAAGACTATCAAACAGCCAAAGGGAGCATTTCCGAACTTGTAAAGGGCTTTGAGAAAGGAGAAAAGGATGTTAACGGCATTCACATTTATAAGGTTAAGGGATGGGATTACCCTGCACTAATTGAAACTTTCACCAAGGGAGTTGAAAAATCAAGAACAGAGCATGTACCCGTACTATTTCATGTAACAGAAATAACACAGCCGCAAGGGCACTCCACTTCAGGTTCGCATGAGAGATATAAATCGCCTGAGCGTCTACAATGGGAAAAGGATTTTGATTGCAACCTAAGATTTCGCAATTGGATTTTGGAGAATGGTTACGCTAATACAAGTGAACTAGATCAGATTGAAGCAAAGGCGCAATCCGATGCCAAAGATGCACGCAAAAAGGCTTGGGAAGCATACTCAGATCCAATTAAAAGGGAGCGCGATGAGCTAATTAAAATTATCGATAACCGCTCGTGCATGTGTAAGCGTGAGCATGTGGATAAGGTTGGATTGATTACCGAAAAGCTTAAAGCCATACCAAATCCAATTAGAAAAGATAATATCAGCGCAGCTAAACAAATTTTAAGGCATGTGTGCTCCGATTGTAGCATCCGCGAAAAGCTACAGGCCGATTTAACGGCATGGATTGAAAGAAATATGCAAGAAGGTTACGATAAGTATAGCTCACATCTATACTGCGAAACCGAACGTGCAGCATGGAAGGTTAAGGGAGTTGCTCCTATTTTTAAAGAAGACTCACCCATGGTAGCAGGACGCGAGATTCTTCGCGACAACTGGGATGCACAGTTTAAAAAGAATAAAAAGATAGTAGTATTTGGCGAGGATGTTGGTGGTATAGGTGGTGTAAACCAAACCTACGAAGGTTTACAAAAGAAATACGGCGAAATAAGAATCACCGATACTGGTATCAGAGAGACAACTATTCTAGGCCAGGGCCTAGGAGCTGCACTTCGTGGCTTGCGACCAATTGCAGAAATACAGTACTTTGACTACCTGCTCTATACACTTCAAACCATGAGCGACGACTTGGCCACTATCCGCTGGCGTACAAAAAGTGGGCAAATGGCACCACTAATCATCACAACCAGAGGGCATAGGCTCGAAGGTGTTTGGCATGCTGGTTCTCCCTTAAGCATGGTTATTAACTCCATTCGTGGCGTTTATGTTTGCGTTCCGCGCAACATGACCCAAGCGGCAGGCTTTTACAACACCTTGCTTGAAGCCGATGACCCTGCTCTTGTAATTGAGCCACTTAACGGATATCGTCTAAAGGAAAAACGCCCTGAAAACATCGGTGAATACAAAATCCCGTTAGGCGTTCCCGAAATACTGAGAGAGGGCTCCGATGTCACCCTGCTAACCTATGGTAGCAACGTTAGAATTGCTCAAGAAGCCGTTGAACAACTTTGGGAATTTGGAATATCGGTTGAGCTTATTGATGTTCAAACCTTACTCCCGTTCGATCTACCAAATATAATCCTTGATTCAATTAAGAAAACAAACCGTGTAGTATTCTTCGACGAGGATGTACCTGGAGGCGCTACTGCATATATGATGCAAAAAGTCCTAGAGGAGCGAAATGGTTATATGTTCCTAGACTCACCTCCAAAAACGATTACTGCAAAGGAACATCGCCCTGCATATACTAGCGATGGCGACTATTTCTCAAATCCAAACGCCGAAGATGTTTTTGATGGTATTTACGAGCTAATGCACGAGGTAAATCCTAAACGATACCCAAAACTCTTCTAG
- a CDS encoding FAD:protein FMN transferase: MKRIGLIIILLAALFACNKKQNNYTHIEGFTQGTTFSITYYDSLNRDFRPQIDSILNRIDQSMSIYNASSLISKINSNQTDSIDNLLKEVINASFDIYRKSEGAFDITVGPVIRAIGFGPDKTQGIDSAKIRSLQHLIGMDKISVEGNRLIKKDSLIQIDVNAIAQGYTVDVIADFFKRKSVQNYLVEVGGEIVANGISPRGKEWIIGIDKPIESALPGENIQVKVTMSSGFGLATSGNYRKFIEVDGQKYSHTINPKTGFPELNSLLSATVIAPNATIADGLATAFMVKGLEWAKAFVEKEKDIDVYLIYSTPDGKYEVWMSKGLEKRITP, from the coding sequence ATGAAACGGATTGGCCTGATTATTATTCTGCTTGCTGCCCTATTTGCATGCAACAAGAAACAAAACAACTATACTCATATTGAAGGTTTTACCCAAGGAACCACATTTAGCATTACCTATTACGATTCTCTGAACAGAGACTTTAGGCCTCAGATTGATTCCATCCTTAACAGGATTGACCAATCAATGTCGATATATAATGCCAGCTCACTAATCAGTAAAATAAACAGCAACCAAACCGATAGCATCGATAACCTTTTAAAAGAGGTTATTAATGCATCGTTCGATATTTACAGGAAGTCCGAAGGTGCTTTTGACATAACCGTTGGACCAGTAATTAGAGCTATTGGATTTGGACCCGATAAAACCCAAGGAATTGATTCCGCCAAAATACGATCGTTGCAGCATCTTATTGGAATGGATAAAATTTCGGTTGAAGGAAACAGGCTAATCAAAAAGGATAGCCTTATTCAGATTGATGTTAATGCCATTGCACAAGGCTACACTGTTGATGTTATTGCAGACTTTTTCAAAAGGAAGAGCGTACAAAACTACCTGGTTGAAGTAGGTGGCGAAATAGTTGCAAATGGAATCAGCCCTAGAGGCAAAGAGTGGATTATTGGTATTGATAAGCCTATTGAATCGGCTCTCCCAGGCGAAAACATTCAGGTAAAGGTCACTATGAGTTCAGGATTTGGACTTGCCACATCGGGGAATTATCGAAAGTTTATTGAAGTAGATGGGCAAAAATATTCTCACACCATCAATCCAAAAACAGGATTTCCTGAGCTAAACAGCCTATTAAGTGCAACAGTTATTGCACCTAATGCAACCATTGCCGATGGATTAGCCACCGCCTTTATGGTTAAAGGACTAGAATGGGCAAAGGCATTTGTAGAAAAAGAGAAAGATATCGATGTATATCTTATTTACTCCACTCCAGATGGCAAATATGAGGTATGGATGAGCAAAGGCCTTGAAAAAAGAATAACTCCTTAG